Genomic DNA from Aminobacterium mobile DSM 12262:
TAGAGAGGTCAGGCCGTGAAGACTTTCTCTTTTATAATAGCGGCAGCCGGTTTAGGAGAGCGCATAGGAGGCTCTCCTAAACAATTTAGGCTTCTTGGTGGTACCCCTCTTTGGCAATGGAGTTTCCACGTAGCTGAAGAACTCCTCGCTCTGGGGAAAATTCAGGAGATCATTTTAGTTGTCCCTTCTGATAGTATAACCAGCATAAAAAAAACGTTATCAACGTTATCAGAGAAAACGTCTTTTCTTGTTGTAGCAGGAGGCACAACTCGTTCTCAATCGGTTCGAAACGGAGTAGCAATGGCATCCTCTGATTATGTCTTAATTCATGACGGAGCCAGACCTTTTGTAGATAAAGAACTTTGCATAACTATAATGGATCATGTGAATCCCAATTTGGGCGTTATTCCGGTAGTCCCAATATCCGATGCACTGAAAAAGATAGAAATTGTTGAAGGGGAAGAGCGTGTTTCTTCAACTTCTAGAGAGCATCTTTATACTACACAAACCCCACAATGTTTCCCCCGTTTGCAATTACTAGAGGCTCTCGACACAGATAAAGATTTACTTTTTAAAGATGAAGCGGAAGCTTGGATCGCTTTAGGGAAAAAAATTGTTACGATACCAGGAGCAAGACGCAATATGAAAATTACTTATCAGGAAGATTTTATACTAGCTCATCAAATAGCGAGTAATAATAGGGAATATCGGGTTGGAAATGGATTTGACATCCATCCTCTTGTGCCTTCCAGACCATTGATTCTTGGAGGAGTAGAAATAGAATCTCCTTTAGGCTTGGATGGGCATTCTGACGCAGATGTACTTGCTCACGCTGTTATGGATGCTCTATTAGGGGCCGCTGGCCTTCCTGATATAGGAAAACTTTTTCCAGCGTCTGATCCTCAATATAAAAATATTTCTTCCCTTGACCTTCTTTCTCGTGTAGCCTCCCTTTTGAAGGAA
This window encodes:
- the ispF gene encoding 2-C-methyl-D-erythritol 2,4-cyclodiphosphate synthase — protein: MKTFSFIIAAAGLGERIGGSPKQFRLLGGTPLWQWSFHVAEELLALGKIQEIILVVPSDSITSIKKTLSTLSEKTSFLVVAGGTTRSQSVRNGVAMASSDYVLIHDGARPFVDKELCITIMDHVNPNLGVIPVVPISDALKKIEIVEGEERVSSTSREHLYTTQTPQCFPRLQLLEALDTDKDLLFKDEAEAWIALGKKIVTIPGARRNMKITYQEDFILAHQIASNNREYRVGNGFDIHPLVPSRPLILGGVEIESPLGLDGHSDADVLAHAVMDALLGAAGLPDIGKLFPASDPQYKNISSLDLLSRVASLLKEGRWDILWVDVTLQAQLPRLGSFTKQMEENLGKRLFAFEMESEKINIKVKSGERIGAVGRAECMKCTAVATLSRWRR